In Lagopus muta isolate bLagMut1 chromosome 20, bLagMut1 primary, whole genome shotgun sequence, the following proteins share a genomic window:
- the PROCA1 gene encoding protein PROCA1 translates to MCVPRCLFLPLLLFLPLLAAPSPAVAPSGRPRARRGLTYPGTLWCGAGSNADSYEQLGEHRDTDRCCRDHDHCQHVIHPFTSRYGYRNLRWHTISHCDCDRRLKECLQQVNDTASRVVGQAFFNVIQVPCFEFAYKEECVQPYLYVWCRAYNTVAVAVPKEPVLYEFGGELIDRAAWPGGEPLDPPAVKARKRMKEKRKKGKSLKKSPSGIGELSHAASIPPIAPSSGGQGSRKRRRKERNRKKRLKSNTEAA, encoded by the exons ATGTGCGTCCCGCGCtgcctcttcctccccctcctcctcttcctcccgcTGTTGGCGGCCCCCAGCCCCGCAGTGGCCCCGTCGGGGCGGCCCCGTGCCCGCCGAGGTCTCACCTACCCCGGGACGCTGTGGTGCGGCGCCGGGAGCAACGCGGACAGCTACGAGcagctgg GTGAGCACCGTGACACCGACCGCTGCTGCCGTGACCATGACCACTGCCAGCACGTCATCCACCCCTTCACCTCCCGCTACGGTTACCGCAACCTGCGCTGGCACACCATCAGCCACTGCGACTGCGACCGCCG GCTGAAGGAGTGCCTGCAGCAGGTGAACGACACGGCGTCGCGCGTGGTGGGACAGGCGTTCTTCAACGTCATCCAGGTGCCGTGCTTCGAGTTTGCCTACAAGGAGGAGTGCGTGCAGCCGTACCTCTACGTGTG GTGCAGGGCGTACAACACGGTGGCCGTGGCGGTGCCCAAGGAGCCGGTGCTGTATGAGTTTGGTGGGGAGCTCATCGACAGGGCGGCGTGGCCTGGGGGGGAACCCCTGGATCCCCCAGCTGTGAAAGCGAGGAAAAGgatgaaggagaagaggaagaaggggaaaagttTGAAGAAGAGCCCTTCTGGAATTGGGGAGCTGAGCCACGCCGCATCCAtcccccccattgcccccagcTCAGGGGGACAgggcagcaggaagaggaggaggaaggagaggaacagaaagaagaggcTGAAAAGCAACACTGAGGCAGCGTGA